The following proteins come from a genomic window of Rutidosis leptorrhynchoides isolate AG116_Rl617_1_P2 chromosome 10, CSIRO_AGI_Rlap_v1, whole genome shotgun sequence:
- the LOC139870033 gene encoding uncharacterized protein At5g01610-like, whose amino-acid sequence MSLTKAKMGTMLSFVVFFFSFCLLFSSSAHGDDQTSVYQVLQNYNLPIGLLREGAVGYGLDPASGQFSVNLTSDGSECVVYEAGFQIKYNPTITGVISQNSLSQIDSVRVKFLFWLRIKDATRNEDSIKFKGTFWSKTFTISDFNSSPQCNTGIIS is encoded by the coding sequence ATGTCGCTCACAAAAGCAAAAATGGGGACAATGCTAAGTTTTGTTGTTTTTTTCTTCTCTTTTTGTCTTTTATTTTCGTCATCAGCTCACGGTGACGACCAAACGTCGGTATATCAAGTGTTACAAAACTACAACCTCCCAATCGGTCTTCTTCGAGAAGGTGCGGTTGGATATGGTTTGGATCCTGCTAGTGGTCAGTTTTCGGTTAACTTAACCAGCGATGGTAGCGAGTGTGttgtctatgaggccggttttcaGATAAAATATAATCCTACAATAACGGGTGTGATTTCACAGAATAGTTTAAGTCAAATAGATTCTGTGAGGGTGAAATTTTTGTTTTGGCTTAGAATCAAGGATGCGACTAGAAATGAAGACAGCATCAAGTTTAAGGGAACATTTTGGTCGAAAACGTTTACAATTAGTGATTTTAATTCGAGTCCTCAATGTAATACCGGAATAATTAGTTAG